The Erwinia billingiae Eb661 nucleotide sequence GCAGGCCTTCGTAACGTGAGGTCATCAGCGCCATATCACTGTCGCGGTAGTAATCGTTGATATTGGAAACGCGGCCAACAAACGACACGCTGTTGCTGATATTCAGGCTTTTCGCTTGCGCGATCAGCGCATCTTTCAGCTCGCCGTCACCGGCAATCACCAGTGTCCAGTCCGGGTTGGTCGCCACAAAACCCTGCCAGACGTCCAGCAGCAGATCGAAGCCTTTCTGGTGGTCCAGACGGCCGACTGCCAGCGCCTGACGGTTGCGCGTGGTTCTTTCGAAGTTTTTGAATACCACCGGATTGGGAATGGTCTTGCTGGGGATCCCCCACTGCGTAAAGACGCTATCGTCTTTATCGGTCAGTACGATGACGCGATCGTAATAACGCAGCATGAGATATTTGAGGAATTTAATCGGCTTGCTGAAGGAATTAATCGCAATGTGTTCGCAGGCGTAGGTTTTGGCTGTTTTCTTTTTCAGTGAAAGCATGTTCCAGAAAGCAAACATCACGCTGAGGCGACCCATGCTGATCAGGAATACGGTGTCGAATCCCTGCTCGTTGATGCGTTTTACCGCACTGCGGATCGGGTTTTTCTCACCTTCAAAACTGACAATCTGCTTCACTTTCTCGAAGGGATAGAAGGTCTTACCTGAGCCTTCGAGGGAGTAAATCACCACTTCATGTTCATCGCCTAAGCATTCAGACATAAAGTTGCATATGTTCTCGGTTCCGGCGTAGGAATAGGCGTCTTTAATCACCAGCACTATTTTTTTCATCGCGGACTAACCACCTCTGTCACATCAATGTTAAAAACCCGGCCCGCAGCGCCAGTCAGTGGCGAAGTGCGGGCCGGGTTACGGTGTTCGTCTTTCTCAGACTGAAACGTTTCAAGCCACAGCAATCATCTGTGCTTAAGCGTGAACAAAACGCCGTTAACCATGTACCAGACGTAATAGTAATACACTTTTAGTGGATTGTTTTTATAGATAAATCTTAATAACTCAAGGTGCCACTTCGCCGCTTTGTTTTTATTCCGCGAAAGGGAGTCACCCAGCTCGTAGTAAACGACCAGATTTTTCTCAATCACTCGCGCCTGCTTGTACTGTTCAAACAATTCGTAGAGGAATAAAAAGTCCTCGTGCCCCTTTTTCTGGAACATAATATTGCGCGCCGGGCGACGGAAACAGACCGATGAGAAGCAGATACGGAACTGCTTTTTCACAAAATTATCTTTCATCAGGTAGGGCTTGCTGTAGGTCACGTCGTAAGACTTGGTGCGGGATTTATAACCGTAATGGGAAATGACCAGATCGTCGCCGGCGGCCATCGCCTGAGTTTGCAACATCAGCTTATCTTTTTCCCACTCATCATCACTGTCGAGGAAAGCGATAATCTCTTCGTTCGCTGCCAACAAACCGACATTGCGGGTTTCCGCCGCACCGAGGTTCACCTCGTTACTGAGGATAGTGATACGGGCGTCGCGGCAGTGCTCCTGCACAAAGGCCAGCGAGTCATCGGTGGATTTATCGTTAATCAGATAGATTCGCCAGTCTGTCCAGGTTTGATCAAGTACCGATTGTACTGCCCGCAGAACCGTGTCCCGCGCATTGTACATGGGGATGATAATGCCCACTGTGCCGATTTGATTTGTCATCTGATTTCCTGAATCTGCATCGCTGAAGCGTAAAAATGGAAAGAAAAAAGGCCATAACATTCATGGCCTGTGAAGAATTCGGTGCGCGTCTGAACTACATCCCTGCCGCAGGCGGTGGCGTAAACGGCAGCGACGGTTTCCTGAACTTGAATTTCATAAACGGCTTCTCGATATACAGGTAGGTCAGCTTCGACAGGCTGAACGACACCACAAAGAACACCGTACAAAACAGCAGGCAAGAGAGCCACGACTCTTTAAGATAGAAGACCGGGATCTTCTTCATGAAATACAGCACGATGCCATGCATCAGATACAGGCTGTAACTCACTTCCCCTATCGACATCAGGATTCTGTTTTCCAGTATGCCGAAAATCGAATTACCGCTGCACGCCACGGCGAAAATAATCGACAACGAGGCAAAGAAGAACAGGTAGAACAGCGCATTACTGGTGAACAATAATGAGAATGCCGCGAGAAATACGCACAGCGCAGCCGCCGGTTTTGACTCTTTCAGCGGCGCCAGCAATGAAGCGTAGCGGTAGCAGAAGAAGCCGGTGGCAAAACCCAGTACCGGACGCGGATCGCAATACGACTGGCTGTTGAGGCGAATGCCGTAACCCACCGCAAAAATGGCGGCAATGCTGCCTAAAACCAGGGTGGTGGTGTGCTTTCTTTTGGTCAGAATATTCAGGTAATACACCAGCGGAATCGAAGCGTATAGCAACCATTCAATGCGTAATGTCCACTCGACGCCCGCGTTTACAGCGGAAGTGTTAAAGTCACCAATATGGTAGTTGCCAACAAACAGCATCCACATAACGAAGTCTTTCAGGGTGGTCAGTTGGTCCGGCAGCTCGCCGTTGAACGCCCCGATCGTAAACACCACAAATCCGGTAAACCAGAACATCGGCACGATACGCTTTACCCTGGAGGTGAACAGGCCGGAGGTGCTGTATTTCTCGGAATAGATCAGTCGGTAAAACAAAAAGGCTGAAATCATA carries:
- a CDS encoding glycosyltransferase family 4 protein, with amino-acid sequence MKKIVLVIKDAYSYAGTENICNFMSECLGDEHEVVIYSLEGSGKTFYPFEKVKQIVSFEGEKNPIRSAVKRINEQGFDTVFLISMGRLSVMFAFWNMLSLKKKTAKTYACEHIAINSFSKPIKFLKYLMLRYYDRVIVLTDKDDSVFTQWGIPSKTIPNPVVFKNFERTTRNRQALAVGRLDHQKGFDLLLDVWQGFVATNPDWTLVIAGDGELKDALIAQAKSLNISNSVSFVGRVSNINDYYRDSDMALMTSRYEGLPLVLLEAKSWSMPVVAYDCPTGPQEIINDNVDGFLVPMNDRATFIAKMNQLAHNDELFYAMSEKTKTTSLKFDGKVIKESWLSLV
- a CDS encoding glycosyltransferase family 2 protein, which encodes MTNQIGTVGIIIPMYNARDTVLRAVQSVLDQTWTDWRIYLINDKSTDDSLAFVQEHCRDARITILSNEVNLGAAETRNVGLLAANEEIIAFLDSDDEWEKDKLMLQTQAMAAGDDLVISHYGYKSRTKSYDVTYSKPYLMKDNFVKKQFRICFSSVCFRRPARNIMFQKKGHEDFLFLYELFEQYKQARVIEKNLVVYYELGDSLSRNKNKAAKWHLELLRFIYKNNPLKVYYYYVWYMVNGVLFTLKHR
- a CDS encoding acyltransferase family protein; protein product: MYILMMVISLSLSVLILKGLSFDKGIYNDKGVKSLSGLRCLLAAIVAFSHVAHYLYSIDHDWIYNKDYFSWFSEGNFFVNAGKFGVLIFFMISAFLFYRLIYSEKYSTSGLFTSRVKRIVPMFWFTGFVVFTIGAFNGELPDQLTTLKDFVMWMLFVGNYHIGDFNTSAVNAGVEWTLRIEWLLYASIPLVYYLNILTKRKHTTTLVLGSIAAIFAVGYGIRLNSQSYCDPRPVLGFATGFFCYRYASLLAPLKESKPAAALCVFLAAFSLLFTSNALFYLFFFASLSIIFAVACSGNSIFGILENRILMSIGEVSYSLYLMHGIVLYFMKKIPVFYLKESWLSCLLFCTVFFVVSFSLSKLTYLYIEKPFMKFKFRKPSLPFTPPPAAGM